In Streptomyces seoulensis, the following are encoded in one genomic region:
- a CDS encoding ABC transporter ATP-binding protein, whose amino-acid sequence MSSSELTEKKVEPDAVAGGAVRLDRVTHRYGAVTAVGPVDLTVPTGEFLVLVGASGCGKSTLLRLIAGFERPSEGTVKVSGTDPRPGDTAGVVFQTPRLFPWRTVRGNLDLALRYAGVERAQWPQRRAELLARVGLEGTEERRVWEISGGQQQRVAIARALAAENPLLLLDEPFAALDALTRERLQEDVRRMAAQAGRTTVFVTHSAEEAVFLGSRIVVLTKSPGTVALDLPITLPRGEVDAEALRGSPEFGELRAEVAHAVKSAAAA is encoded by the coding sequence ATGTCCTCAAGTGAGCTGACGGAGAAGAAGGTTGAGCCGGACGCGGTCGCGGGCGGTGCCGTCCGGCTCGATCGGGTCACCCATCGGTACGGCGCCGTGACCGCCGTCGGCCCGGTCGATCTCACCGTGCCCACCGGGGAGTTCCTCGTCCTGGTCGGCGCCTCCGGCTGCGGCAAGAGCACCCTGCTGCGGCTGATCGCCGGGTTCGAGCGGCCCAGCGAGGGCACGGTGAAGGTCTCCGGCACCGACCCCCGCCCCGGCGACACGGCGGGGGTGGTGTTCCAGACACCGAGGCTCTTCCCGTGGCGTACCGTGCGCGGAAACCTCGACCTGGCTCTCCGGTACGCGGGCGTCGAACGTGCCCAATGGCCGCAGCGACGGGCCGAGTTGCTGGCGCGGGTCGGTCTGGAGGGCACCGAGGAGCGCCGGGTCTGGGAGATCTCCGGCGGCCAGCAGCAGCGCGTCGCCATCGCCCGCGCGCTCGCCGCCGAGAACCCGCTGCTGCTGCTCGACGAGCCGTTCGCCGCGCTGGACGCGCTCACCCGGGAGCGGCTCCAGGAGGACGTACGCCGGATGGCCGCCCAGGCGGGGCGCACCACGGTGTTCGTGACGCACTCGGCCGAGGAGGCGGTGTTCCTCGGCTCCCGGATCGTGGTACTGACCAAGAGCCCGGGGACCGTCGCGCTCGACCTGCCGATCACCCTGCCGCGCGGTGAGGTGGACGCCGAAGCACTGCGCGGCTCACCGGAGTTCGGGGAACTGCGGGCCGAGGTGGCGCACGCCGTCAAGAGCGCCGCCGCGGCCTGA